The proteins below come from a single Rosa rugosa chromosome 2, drRosRugo1.1, whole genome shotgun sequence genomic window:
- the LOC133734681 gene encoding cytochrome P450 71D11-like, with amino-acid sequence MELQCPSFQVLFTFFLLVIVVLKIGKRGQNNNSSASNLPPGPWKLPIIGNIHQLVGALPHRGLRDLAKQHGPLMHLRLGEVSTVVVSSAEFAKEVMKTHDIIFASRPQVLASRILAYGSTNIAFAPYGDYWRRLRKICMQELLSAKRVQSYQPIREKEVLNLIGWIGSRAESPINLTQKVLSSTYSITSQAAFGNQCRDQENFIYVMKEVIRVAPGFNVADVFPSFKLLHIISGVQPKLESLQKQADRIMENIIKEHIQATTTTKSEEAEVEEDLVDVLLKFHDHGGGHEFSLTIDNIKAVILDIFTGGSETSATIVDWTMSEMIKHPRIMKRAQDEVREVFNRTQQVNETSIREMKYLKLVIQETLRLHPVVPLLLPRECGERCKIDGYEIPVKTKVIVNAWAIGRDPSYWTEPETFYPERFLDSSIDYQGTNFEYIPFGAGRRICPGILYGLANVELPLALLSYHFDWKLPNGTKNEDLDMTEDFGAVVHRKEDLHLIPTPYHPPPTDANSKIEIS; translated from the exons ATGGAACTACAATGCCCTTCCTTCCAAGTCCTGTTTACTTTCTTCCTCCTTGTGATTGTGGTACTGAAAATAGGGAAGAGAGGCCAAAACAACAACTCCTCTGCTTCAAATCTACCACCAGGGCCATGGAAGCTACCAATTATTGGAAACATACACCAACTCGTTGGCGCTCTACCCCATCGTGGACTCAGAGACTTGGCCAAGCAACATGGACCACTTATGCACctgaggctcggagaagtttcCACCGTAGTTGTTTCATCAGCAGAGTTTGCCAAAGAGGTGATGAAAACCCATGATATTATCTTTGCATCAAGGCCTCAGGTCCTAGCTTCAAGAATCTTAGCATATGGTTCTACAAATATTGCTTTTGCTCCATATGGTGATTACTGGAGAAGATTACGAAAAATTTGCATGCAGGAGCTCTTAAGTGCAAAGCGGGTTCAATCTTACCAGCCTATTAGGGAAAAAGAGGTACTGAATCTCATCGGATGGATTGGTTCAAGAGCAGAATCACCTATTAATCTTACTCAGAAAGTTTTATCTTCCACATATAGCATCACTTCACAAGCAGCCTTTGGCAATCAGTGCAGAGATCAAGAAAATTTCATATATGTGATGAAGGAAGTTATCAGAGTAGCACCAGGCTTCAATGTGGCAGATGTTTTTCCTTCTTTCAAATTACTTCATATTATAAGTGGAGTGCAGCCTAAACTTGAGAGTTTGCAGAAACAAGCTGACAGAATAATGGAAAACATCATCAAAGAACATATACAAGCTACCACAACAACGAAAAGTGAAGAGGCTGAAGTAGAGGAAGATCTGGTAGATGTTCTCCTAAAATTTCACGACCATGGTGGTGGCCATGAGTTTTCTTTGACTATTGACAACATCAAAGCAGTGATCCTG GATATTTTTACTGGTGGGAGTGAGACATCAGCTACAATTGTGGATTGGACAATGTCAGAAATGATAAAACATCCGAGAATCATGAAAAGGGCACAGGATGAGGTGAGGGAAGTGTTCAACAGAACACAGCAGGTAAACGAAACAAGCATTAGAGAGATGAAATATTTAAAGTTGGTTATTCAAGAGACACTGAGGTTACACCCTGTTGTTCCCCTGTTACTTCCAAGAGAATGTGGAGAGAGGTGTAAGATTGATGGATATGAAATACCTGTCAAAACAAAGGTAATCGTGAATGCTTGGGCAATTGGAAGAGATCCCAGTTACTGGACTGAGCCCGAGACCTTTTATCCAGAGAGATTCCTTGATAGCTCTATTGACTATCAAGGAACAAACTTTGAATATATTCCATTTGGTGCTGGAAGGAGAATATGCCCTGGCATATTATATGGTCTGGCTAATGTTGAGCTCCCACTAGCTTTGTTGTCATATCATTTTGATTGGAAGCTCCCCAATGGAACAAAGAATGAAGACTTGGACATGACTGAGGACTTTGGCGCTGTAGTCCACAGAAAAGAAGATCTGCATTTAATTCCCACTCCATATCATCCTCCTCCAACTGATGCAAATTCAAAAATAGAAATAAGTTAA